From a region of the Haematobia irritans isolate KBUSLIRL chromosome 4, ASM5000362v1, whole genome shotgun sequence genome:
- the LOC142235153 gene encoding uncharacterized protein LOC142235153 codes for MENMREIVKTLPDYEDDVPMSDEEREILENDVAPVLREPLPAIEQVPDVGMTPVVASSQEVVPAQRVIPPSGADTAPAEVSATKAAESSSSSTGTAQRNSDSSPKLHLNNCVLCRRKHNLRSCRRFLKMRLEQRLRTVVLHRVCSNCLGRSHMRSTCNSRERCRECGESHHTLLHSFDQQQRPSAPSSDLSKRKSNSSPSVNSSAYCITNATPIFSPLLVLQPTVTLGPTIVLILVLSGRRIPVRAVLDPCAGYSMICSSLAQSLRLTSAMTAQNAFCPLIVVSRHNAENKLIFSARVTDLSRVVTPSASAPDSIREHFECLQLADPVFYRPSGVGLVLGPDVYARVIKPQMFSSPGFPLAQLTIFGWVISGQCQP; via the coding sequence ATGGAAAATATGAGGGAAATTGTTAAGACTCTCCCTGACTACGAGGATGACGTCCCGATGTCCGATGAGGAAAGAGAGattttagaaaatgatgttgcACCGGTTCTTCGCGAGCCGTTACCAGCAATCGAGCAGGTCCCTGACGTCGGGATGACCCCAGTCGTCGCCTCTTCACAAGAGGTAGTACCGGCACAAAGAGTTATCCCTCCGTCGGGGGCTGATACGGCTCCAGCTGAAGTATCTGCAACTAAGGCAGCAGAATCTTCGTCTTCCTCTACGGGGACTGCCCAAAGAAATTCGGACTCGAGCCCAAAGCTTCATTTGAACAATTGTGTGTTATGCAGGCGGAAGCATAATCTACGGTCGTGCCGCAGGTTCTTGAAAATGCGGTTGGAGCAAAGGCTGCGCACCGTAGTTCTTCATCGGGTGTGCTCCAACTGTCTGGGCAGGTCACACATGCGGTCGACCTGCAATAGTCGCGAAAGGTGTCGCGAATGCGGAGAGAGCCACCATACGCTTCTGCACTCCTTCGACCAGCAACAACGTCCTTCCGCTCCATCGTCCGATTTGTCTAAGAGAAAGTCAAATTCAAGTCCGTCCGTTAATTCGTCCGCGTACTGCATTACAAATGCTACCCCCATATTTAGTCCGTTGTTAGTTTTGCAACCAACTGTTACGCTTGGTCCCACTATTGTGTTGATACTCGTCTTGTCCGGTCGTCGAATTCCCGTCCGAGCTGTCCTCGACCCATGTGCGGGGTACAGTATGATATGCAGTAGTCTTGCCCAAAGCTTACGGCTTACTTCGGCAATGACAGCGCAGAACGCCTTTTGTCCGCTGATCGTCGTATCCCGGCACAACGcggaaaataaattgattttttccgcCCGGGTGACAGATTTATCCCGTGTGGTCACCCCATCGGCGTCGGCTCCAGACTCCATACGAGAGCATTTTGAATGTCTCCAGCTGGCCGATCCAGTGTTTTATCGCCCTTCCGGGGTGGGGTTGGTCCTGGGGCCCGACGTATACGCAAGGGTTATTAAGCCTCAAATGTTTTCGAGTCCGGGATTCCCCTTGGCGCAGCTGACGATATTCGGCTGGGTGATTTCAGGGCAATGTCAACCATGA